Proteins encoded in a region of the Streptomyces akebiae genome:
- a CDS encoding DUF2510 domain-containing protein, which translates to MSSSPPPGWYRDPSYPLTERWWDGTTWTDHRRQPEQPVPPVLQPQPPARRGPGRTRAVALAAVGAVLVAGAVTGGVLLLGEDGDGGRQTRTTTASPTSEAEDSPSPTKPATPSPSGDADVVVDGLNGISFPIPDGWENGDRSGEEDAVLVTDGTFDCPGEGSVCRGGVVVSRTVTGSDETSPKILAENDIADAANDAFDRDALEQQPYDGITGHEVVGSGSVAVAGRAGYYVRWRVTTGAGAGGYVQSLVFPSSSGSEAPVLVRFALDAGDDGPPLDDIDEIVEGIRPAVDADTDTGGGVGSSLGPS; encoded by the coding sequence ATGAGCAGTTCGCCGCCCCCCGGCTGGTATCGCGACCCGTCCTACCCGCTCACCGAACGCTGGTGGGACGGGACCACGTGGACCGACCACCGGCGCCAGCCGGAACAGCCCGTGCCGCCGGTGCTCCAGCCCCAGCCGCCCGCGCGCCGGGGCCCCGGCCGCACCAGGGCCGTGGCCCTGGCCGCCGTCGGAGCCGTCCTGGTGGCCGGGGCGGTCACCGGCGGCGTCCTGCTGCTGGGCGAGGACGGCGACGGCGGCCGGCAGACGAGGACCACCACCGCGTCCCCGACCTCCGAGGCCGAGGACAGCCCGTCACCGACGAAGCCCGCCACCCCGTCCCCCTCCGGGGACGCCGACGTCGTCGTGGACGGCCTCAACGGCATCTCGTTCCCGATCCCCGACGGCTGGGAGAACGGCGACCGATCCGGTGAGGAGGACGCCGTCCTCGTCACCGACGGCACCTTCGACTGCCCCGGCGAGGGCAGTGTCTGCCGCGGTGGCGTCGTCGTCTCACGGACCGTCACCGGCAGTGACGAGACCTCGCCGAAGATCCTCGCCGAGAACGACATCGCGGACGCCGCGAACGACGCCTTCGACCGCGACGCCCTGGAGCAGCAGCCGTACGACGGCATCACGGGTCACGAGGTCGTCGGTTCCGGTTCGGTCGCCGTCGCGGGCCGCGCCGGCTACTACGTGCGCTGGCGGGTGACGACCGGGGCCGGGGCCGGCGGCTACGTCCAGTCCCTCGTCTTCCCCTCCAGCAGTGGCTCCGAGGCCCCGGTCCTGGTCCGGTTCGCCCTCGACGCGGGCGACGACGGCCCCCCGCTCGACGACATCGACGAGATCGTCGAGGGCATCCGGCCGGCGGTCGACGCGGACACCGACACGGGCGGGGGAGTGGGCAGCAGCCTCGGACCCTCGTGA